The Negativicoccus succinicivorans genome includes a region encoding these proteins:
- the rpoD gene encoding RNA polymerase sigma factor RpoD translates to MQTTKKGNRAHIASLVARADKHGNLAYSVWQEYAVQQGFSYRKWDQMLAALATRGLVLCAVTSPAAAQAEATEAAGSRVDDAVQTYLKEIGQVDLLTADEEVELAQRIEAGREVEGFTRREQRDLEADADMARKELSDANLRLVVSIAKKYHGRGLPFLDLIQEGNLGLLRAVEKYDYTKGFKFSTYATWWIRQAITRAIADQARTIRVPVHMVETINRMNRLTRQIGQEKGREATIEEVAEAMEVTVERVREIRKIAEEPVSLEKPVGEEEDSHLGSFIEDRDAVAPEEAVAETLQREQIEAALNTLPEREREVIYLRFGLRDGKHRTLEEVGRYFDVTRERIRQIERKALEKLKTQEKLLR, encoded by the coding sequence ATGCAAACAACGAAGAAAGGCAATCGGGCACACATCGCAAGTCTTGTGGCACGCGCGGATAAACACGGTAACCTTGCGTATAGCGTTTGGCAAGAGTATGCGGTGCAGCAAGGTTTTTCGTATCGTAAATGGGACCAGATGCTCGCTGCGCTGGCCACGCGGGGACTCGTCCTCTGCGCGGTCACATCGCCCGCCGCTGCACAGGCGGAGGCGACGGAAGCGGCCGGCAGTCGAGTCGATGACGCGGTGCAAACCTATTTAAAAGAAATCGGTCAGGTCGACTTGTTGACGGCCGACGAAGAAGTGGAACTGGCGCAACGCATCGAAGCCGGTCGCGAGGTGGAAGGTTTCACGAGACGCGAACAGCGGGATCTGGAAGCGGATGCCGATATGGCGCGCAAAGAACTTTCCGATGCCAATCTGCGGTTAGTTGTAAGCATTGCCAAAAAATACCACGGTCGCGGCTTGCCGTTTTTGGATTTGATCCAGGAAGGCAATCTCGGTTTACTGCGAGCAGTGGAAAAGTACGACTATACAAAAGGATTTAAATTCAGCACGTATGCGACCTGGTGGATTCGCCAGGCGATTACGCGAGCGATCGCCGATCAGGCACGCACGATCCGTGTTCCGGTGCATATGGTGGAAACAATCAATCGGATGAACCGGTTGACCCGCCAGATCGGACAGGAAAAGGGACGCGAGGCGACGATTGAAGAAGTCGCCGAAGCGATGGAAGTAACGGTTGAGCGAGTACGAGAGATCCGAAAAATTGCGGAGGAACCGGTTTCGTTGGAAAAACCGGTTGGGGAAGAGGAAGATTCCCACTTGGGCTCGTTCATTGAAGATCGCGATGCGGTGGCGCCGGAAGAAGCCGTGGCGGAAACATTGCAACGCGAACAGATTGAAGCGGCGCTCAATACGCTACCGGAACGCGAACGCGAAGTCATTTATCTGCGTTTCGGTTTGCGTGACGGCAAACACCGTACGCTCGAAGAAGTCGGACGATACTTTGACGTCACACGCGAGCGCATCCGGCAAATCGAACGCAAAGCGCTGGAAAAACTGAAAACGCAAGAAAAATTATTGCGCTGA
- the dnaG gene encoding DNA primase — MQFSKEFIEQVRAGNPIVDVVGSYVPLTRKQNNYWACCPFHEEKTPSFSVSPDKEFFYCFGCHAGGDVFQFVQKIENISFPESVEKLAQRIGLEIPKTDLSPAEREREEERQRLYEICDLAAGYFHNCLTKTRMGAAGIDYFKKRGLSAQTIVDFKLGFAPPQWDRLYRDFRERGYREKDLIKSGLCLTKNGKTYDRFRGRCMFPIRDDKGRVVAFGGRIIEEGEPKYLNSPESPIFHKGDLLFAMERARKEIRRTKQAVLVEGYMDVVGVHNLGVTNVVASLGTAFTQRQAQLLRRICDVAIVAYDMDRAGREATRRAITIARETGLKLRIATLPDGKDPDEYIKQHGANAWEDVIAMAQNVLDYRLDEIIAAHDATSTDGKNMIVQEFVPEIMQTDNAITIDSYLRRLATRLRMNENIVRSEAQKIAKAQAKNVYIAPAGNRAETAEAPRVTPDPAEDNAIHLLFSGSAQRQDLLDQLTIEDFTDPLWKNIFAFLQTTANDTVSAAQIGREISLTADEQARLSGVIIDGLTPRTTDVALLIRRLRKATLVRSYNAHRKAAERYNQAGDVEAFRREMELVVEISQNIHSL; from the coding sequence ATGCAATTCAGCAAAGAATTTATTGAGCAGGTGCGAGCCGGCAATCCGATCGTCGATGTTGTCGGAAGCTACGTGCCGCTGACCCGAAAACAGAATAATTACTGGGCGTGCTGTCCGTTTCATGAAGAAAAGACGCCGTCATTTTCCGTCTCACCCGACAAGGAATTTTTTTATTGTTTCGGTTGCCATGCGGGAGGCGACGTTTTTCAATTTGTGCAAAAGATAGAAAATATTTCTTTTCCGGAATCCGTGGAAAAGCTGGCGCAACGGATCGGTCTGGAAATTCCCAAAACGGATTTATCGCCGGCCGAACGCGAGCGGGAAGAAGAGCGGCAACGGTTATATGAGATCTGCGATTTGGCGGCTGGCTATTTTCATAACTGCCTGACGAAAACACGCATGGGCGCTGCGGGTATCGACTATTTTAAGAAACGCGGTTTATCCGCGCAGACCATTGTCGATTTTAAACTCGGCTTTGCGCCGCCCCAATGGGATCGCTTGTATCGCGATTTTCGCGAACGCGGTTATCGGGAGAAAGATCTGATTAAAAGCGGTTTATGCCTGACGAAAAACGGGAAAACGTATGACCGTTTTCGGGGGCGCTGCATGTTCCCGATTCGCGACGATAAAGGTCGTGTGGTGGCTTTCGGCGGTCGCATCATCGAAGAGGGCGAGCCGAAGTATTTAAATTCACCGGAATCGCCGATCTTTCATAAAGGCGACTTATTGTTTGCGATGGAGCGGGCTCGCAAAGAGATCCGCAGGACAAAACAAGCGGTGCTGGTCGAAGGTTACATGGATGTCGTGGGCGTTCACAATTTGGGAGTGACCAATGTAGTCGCTTCTCTCGGTACGGCATTCACGCAACGTCAGGCGCAACTGCTGCGCCGCATCTGCGATGTAGCGATCGTTGCGTATGATATGGATCGCGCCGGCCGCGAGGCGACTCGACGGGCGATTACCATCGCGCGCGAGACGGGTTTGAAACTTCGTATTGCGACACTTCCCGACGGGAAAGATCCGGATGAATACATTAAACAACACGGCGCTAACGCGTGGGAAGATGTCATTGCCATGGCGCAGAACGTATTGGATTACCGACTGGATGAAATCATTGCCGCGCACGACGCGACCAGTACCGACGGCAAAAATATGATCGTTCAGGAATTTGTTCCGGAAATCATGCAAACGGATAATGCCATTACGATCGACAGTTATCTGCGGCGTTTGGCGACGCGCTTACGCATGAATGAAAATATCGTGCGCAGTGAAGCGCAAAAAATCGCCAAAGCGCAAGCAAAAAACGTGTACATTGCACCCGCGGGCAATCGGGCGGAAACGGCCGAGGCACCGCGCGTCACCCCCGATCCGGCGGAAGACAATGCGATCCATCTGCTGTTCAGCGGATCGGCGCAACGCCAAGATTTGCTTGATCAATTGACGATTGAGGATTTCACGGATCCTCTGTGGAAAAATATTTTTGCCTTTTTACAGACGACGGCCAACGATACTGTTAGTGCGGCGCAAATCGGTCGGGAAATTTCTTTGACGGCCGACGAGCAAGCGCGGCTTTCGGGTGTTATAATAGATGGGCTGACGCCACGAACCACTGACGTGGCATTACTTATCCGACGTCTTCGCAAGGCGACGCTGGTGCGCTCGTATAATGCGCACAGAAAAGCGGCCGAACGGTATAATCAGGCGGGAGATGTCGAAGCGTTCCGCAGGGAAATGGAATTGGTTGTAGAAATTTCGCAAAACATCCATTCTCTGTGA
- the rny gene encoding ribonuclease Y, with protein sequence MIGLLLAIIGVACGYFLRRSLAESKIGSAEQEASRIVAQARRDADSTYKESVLQTKDEMHRLRTDFEQEEKERRTDLQRYERRLLQKEENLEKRADSLEHKEEALQRRDAKVKERQSAADSLYAQQLQKLEEISGLTAEQAKALLLEQTETQIKHDQAVLIRELQTKFEAEADKNAREVISLAIQRNAADQVAETTISVVSLPNDEMKGRIIGREGRNIRALEMATGVDLIIDDTPEAVTLSGFHSIRREIARIALENLIKDGRIHPARIEETVEKAKREVDKAMREAGEQATFDVGIHDLHPELIKILGRLKYRTSYGQNVLQHSVEVAMLAGTLAAEIGADVGMARRAGLLHDIGKAIDQETEGTHVELGVEIAKKYHEPDVVVNAIASHHGDTEATFVEAVLVAAADAISAARPGARRETLENYLKRLTKLEEIAKSFEGVENCFAIQAGREIRVMVKPEKINEDEATLLVHKIAKRIENELKYPGQVKVVVIRETRATDYAK encoded by the coding sequence ATGATAGGACTTCTCTTGGCGATTATCGGCGTGGCATGCGGCTATTTTTTACGACGCAGTTTAGCGGAATCGAAAATCGGCAGTGCCGAGCAGGAAGCTTCCCGCATCGTCGCTCAGGCGCGACGGGATGCTGACAGCACGTACAAAGAGAGCGTCCTGCAGACAAAAGACGAAATGCATCGTCTGCGTACCGATTTTGAACAGGAAGAAAAAGAACGCCGCACAGATTTACAACGGTATGAACGACGTTTACTGCAAAAAGAAGAAAATTTGGAGAAACGTGCGGATTCGCTGGAACATAAGGAAGAAGCGTTGCAGCGCCGTGATGCGAAAGTAAAAGAACGGCAAAGCGCGGCAGACAGCCTGTATGCGCAGCAGTTGCAAAAGTTGGAAGAAATCTCTGGCTTGACTGCGGAACAGGCGAAGGCATTGTTGCTGGAGCAAACGGAGACGCAAATTAAGCATGATCAAGCGGTCTTGATTCGTGAATTACAAACAAAATTCGAAGCGGAAGCGGATAAAAACGCACGTGAAGTGATTTCACTGGCGATTCAACGCAACGCCGCCGATCAGGTCGCCGAAACTACGATTTCGGTGGTAAGCTTACCGAATGATGAAATGAAGGGTCGGATTATCGGTCGTGAAGGGCGCAACATTCGAGCGCTGGAGATGGCGACCGGTGTAGATTTAATCATTGATGATACTCCAGAAGCGGTGACGCTGTCCGGTTTCCATTCCATACGGCGGGAAATCGCGCGTATTGCCTTGGAAAACTTGATTAAAGACGGCAGGATTCATCCAGCTCGTATTGAAGAAACCGTCGAAAAAGCCAAACGAGAAGTGGATAAAGCGATGCGTGAAGCCGGTGAACAGGCGACATTCGACGTCGGTATCCACGATTTACATCCCGAGCTGATTAAGATATTGGGACGATTGAAATATCGCACCAGTTATGGTCAAAACGTTCTGCAGCACTCCGTGGAAGTGGCGATGTTAGCGGGCACGCTGGCCGCCGAGATCGGAGCCGATGTGGGCATGGCACGTCGTGCCGGCTTATTGCATGATATCGGCAAAGCGATCGATCAGGAAACGGAAGGCACGCATGTGGAATTGGGTGTAGAGATTGCCAAGAAGTACCATGAACCGGACGTTGTTGTGAATGCGATTGCATCCCATCACGGCGATACGGAAGCGACCTTTGTGGAAGCGGTTTTGGTAGCGGCAGCAGATGCGATTTCAGCCGCACGGCCGGGCGCTCGTCGCGAAACGCTGGAAAATTATTTGAAACGTCTCACGAAGTTGGAAGAAATCGCCAAATCGTTTGAGGGCGTGGAAAATTGCTTTGCGATTCAAGCCGGTCGCGAAATTCGTGTTATGGTCAAACCGGAAAAAATAAATGAGGACGAAGCCACGTTGCTGGTACACAAAATTGCCAAGCGCATCGAAAACGAACTCAAGTATCCGGGGCAGGTCAAAGTAGTCGTCATCCGGGAAACCCGGGCGACCGATTATGCCAAATAA
- a CDS encoding regulatory protein RecX has product MTNEDRAYDQALTYLSKRSYSALEIRRKLTAKGYTDEEKDAAMKRLQDNRFIDDEALANRVYRRFVEEGVYGNSYIAYKMKERGLEMPERLSAEEEKERALALVLAKLTKNGSVLRRKVGSYLANRGYGQSTFYAVLEELDARDLLLSERSKYD; this is encoded by the coding sequence ATGACGAATGAAGATCGCGCCTATGATCAGGCACTGACATATCTTTCAAAACGAAGTTATTCCGCGCTGGAGATTCGTCGCAAACTCACGGCAAAAGGGTATACGGACGAAGAAAAAGACGCCGCGATGAAGCGTTTGCAGGACAACCGCTTCATTGATGACGAAGCACTGGCAAACCGTGTGTATCGTCGCTTTGTGGAGGAAGGCGTCTACGGCAACAGCTATATCGCCTACAAAATGAAAGAGCGCGGGTTGGAGATGCCGGAGCGGCTGAGCGCAGAGGAAGAAAAGGAACGGGCCCTTGCTCTTGTGCTTGCGAAATTAACCAAAAACGGTTCGGTATTGCGTCGGAAAGTCGGCTCCTACCTTGCCAATCGCGGTTACGGACAAAGCACGTTTTATGCGGTTTTGGAAGAACTCGATGCACGGGATTTATTGCTCTCCGAGCGTTCGAAATACGATTGA
- the recA gene encoding recombinase RecA: MENNSLNEGKVKALERAMKQIERDFGAGAVMRLGDVGSNMNLEVVSSGSLALDLALGIGGFPRGRVIEIYGPESSGKTTIALHAIAQAQKQGGIAAFIDAEHALDPIYARHLGVDTQNLLISQPDTGEQALEICEMLVRSGAIDIIVIDSVAALVPKAEIEGEMGDSHVGLQARLMSQALRKLTGIISKSKTIVIFINQLREKVGIMFGNPETTTGGRALKFYATIRIDIRKGETIKQGTDVIGNRTRAKIVKNKVAPPFRLAEFDMMYGSGISHEGTLIDIGVNMDIIQKSGSWYSYNGERMGQGKENVKEYLKQNPAIAQEIDKLIRDTLLAEPELFEEGELTEANDE, encoded by the coding sequence ATGGAAAATAATAGCCTGAATGAAGGTAAAGTAAAAGCACTGGAACGCGCGATGAAACAGATCGAGCGGGATTTCGGTGCGGGCGCCGTCATGCGTTTGGGAGATGTCGGCTCCAACATGAATTTGGAAGTTGTTTCTTCGGGCTCACTGGCGTTGGATTTGGCGTTGGGCATCGGCGGTTTTCCGCGCGGACGTGTCATTGAAATCTACGGTCCGGAATCGTCCGGTAAAACAACGATCGCCTTGCATGCGATCGCACAGGCGCAAAAACAGGGCGGTATCGCCGCTTTTATCGATGCGGAACACGCGCTGGATCCGATTTACGCGCGCCATCTCGGTGTCGACACACAGAATCTTTTGATTTCGCAGCCGGATACCGGTGAACAGGCACTGGAAATTTGCGAGATGCTGGTGCGCAGCGGCGCGATTGATATTATCGTTATCGACTCGGTGGCGGCGCTGGTTCCGAAAGCGGAAATTGAAGGAGAAATGGGCGATTCGCACGTCGGTTTGCAGGCTCGTCTGATGAGCCAGGCGCTGCGCAAATTGACCGGCATCATCAGCAAATCCAAGACGATCGTTATCTTCATCAACCAGTTGCGTGAAAAAGTCGGTATCATGTTCGGCAACCCCGAAACGACCACCGGCGGTCGTGCGCTGAAGTTCTACGCGACCATTCGCATTGATATTCGTAAAGGCGAAACGATTAAACAGGGGACCGATGTGATCGGTAACCGAACTCGCGCGAAGATTGTTAAAAATAAAGTGGCGCCGCCGTTCCGTTTAGCGGAATTCGACATGATGTACGGCTCCGGTATTTCGCATGAGGGCACGTTAATTGATATCGGCGTGAACATGGACATTATCCAAAAGAGCGGCTCGTGGTATTCCTACAACGGCGAACGTATGGGCCAGGGTAAGGAAAATGTCAAAGAATATCTGAAACAAAATCCGGCGATTGCGCAGGAAATCGATAAATTGATTCGCGATACGCTGTTGGCCGAACCTGAACTTTTCGAAGAGGGCGAGCTGACGGAAGCGAATGACGAATGA
- a CDS encoding CinA family protein translates to MPKALHEALLQSGLRIATAESCTGGMLAAALTDRAGSSAYFEGAIVAYQERRKEAWLGVRAETLARYTAVSEKTAQEMLMGILGSAAADIGLATTGYAGPGGGTVSEPCGTVYIACGSKTDYKVHRCVFSGTREEVRASAVRFALEQLTTWLQTHSKEDTIDGK, encoded by the coding sequence ATGCCGAAAGCGCTGCATGAAGCATTGCTGCAAAGCGGTTTACGCATAGCGACTGCAGAGTCTTGCACCGGCGGTATGCTCGCGGCCGCGCTGACGGATCGGGCGGGCAGTTCCGCTTACTTCGAGGGCGCGATAGTTGCGTATCAGGAGCGTCGTAAAGAAGCGTGGCTCGGTGTGCGCGCCGAAACACTCGCGCGGTATACCGCCGTTTCCGAAAAAACAGCGCAGGAAATGCTCATGGGAATTTTGGGCAGCGCCGCGGCCGATATAGGCTTAGCCACGACAGGATATGCGGGGCCGGGCGGCGGCACGGTGAGCGAACCTTGCGGCACGGTGTATATCGCCTGTGGCAGCAAAACGGATTATAAGGTACACCGCTGCGTGTTTAGCGGTACGCGTGAGGAAGTGCGCGCAAGCGCTGTCCGATTCGCACTGGAACAATTGACAACATGGTTACAGACACATTCGAAGGAGGATACGATTGATGGAAAATAA
- the rimO gene encoding 30S ribosomal protein S12 methylthiotransferase RimO, whose protein sequence is MKQVAVISLGCSKNLVDAEMMMGLLQKAQWQLTEDPAQADVIVVNTCTFIEAAKEESVQEILQAAQYKKTGRARLLVVTGCLSQQFQEELFREIPEIDILLGTESWERIVEAVERFEREGKSHVAYFDRAPLPDLAALPRERTTPHYSAYVKVAEGCSNGCAFCLIPYVRGRFRSRSVASIVSEVRKMAQEGVREINVIAQDTTSYGRDLENPTTLAALLRELTAIEGIEWVRLLYLYPKYFTDELLQEIVTNPKICKYIDIPLQHISDRILQRMNRRDRKADIISLLEKVRAQAVPITLRTTFIVGFPGETEADFKELCELVKKIRFDRVGVFPYSQENGTPAARMPEQVPDEIKRQRYDILMSMQAAISEQLNRESVGQETVALIETAATAGTPAEGRLISQAPDVDGKVYLENEPDLLPGDFVPVKIMAGYAYDVVAESIGPAY, encoded by the coding sequence ATGAAACAAGTCGCAGTGATCAGCCTGGGCTGTTCAAAAAATTTAGTCGATGCCGAAATGATGATGGGGTTGTTGCAAAAGGCGCAATGGCAATTGACGGAGGATCCGGCGCAGGCGGATGTCATCGTCGTCAATACCTGCACGTTTATCGAAGCGGCTAAGGAAGAGTCCGTTCAGGAAATTTTGCAGGCGGCGCAATATAAAAAAACCGGCCGTGCACGGCTGCTGGTTGTCACCGGCTGTTTGAGCCAGCAATTTCAGGAAGAGTTGTTTCGCGAGATTCCGGAAATTGATATTTTGCTGGGCACGGAATCATGGGAACGCATTGTGGAAGCGGTGGAGCGTTTTGAACGTGAAGGCAAGTCGCATGTCGCCTACTTCGATCGGGCGCCGCTGCCGGATTTGGCCGCTTTGCCGCGCGAACGTACCACTCCGCATTACAGTGCGTATGTCAAGGTGGCGGAGGGCTGCAGCAACGGCTGCGCGTTTTGCCTGATTCCCTACGTGCGCGGACGTTTTCGCAGTCGCAGTGTAGCATCTATCGTCAGTGAAGTACGAAAAATGGCGCAGGAGGGTGTCCGTGAAATTAATGTCATCGCGCAGGATACCACAAGCTACGGTCGCGACTTGGAAAATCCGACGACTCTTGCCGCATTATTGCGGGAATTGACGGCGATTGAGGGAATTGAATGGGTGCGACTTTTATATTTATACCCGAAATATTTTACGGATGAACTCTTACAGGAAATCGTTACGAATCCTAAAATCTGCAAATATATCGACATTCCGTTGCAACACATCAGCGATCGCATTTTGCAGCGCATGAATCGTCGTGACCGCAAAGCGGATATTATCAGTTTGCTTGAAAAAGTGCGCGCGCAGGCCGTTCCGATTACCTTGCGTACGACGTTTATCGTCGGTTTTCCCGGTGAAACGGAAGCCGATTTTAAAGAACTTTGCGAACTCGTGAAAAAAATCCGTTTTGATCGCGTGGGTGTATTTCCCTATTCGCAGGAAAACGGCACGCCGGCGGCGCGTATGCCGGAGCAGGTGCCCGACGAAATCAAACGCCAACGTTACGATATTCTGATGTCCATGCAAGCGGCGATTTCCGAACAGCTTAATCGTGAAAGCGTCGGTCAGGAAACGGTCGCCCTGATTGAAACGGCGGCGACGGCGGGGACCCCGGCGGAAGGACGTTTGATCAGCCAGGCGCCGGATGTGGACGGTAAAGTGTATTTGGAAAATGAACCGGATTTACTGCCGGGTGATTTCGTACCCGTAAAAATTATGGCAGGCTACGCTTACGATGTCGTAGCGGAGTCGATCGGACCGGCCTACTGA
- a CDS encoding ABC transporter substrate-binding protein, which yields MRKWLPVGLLVVAVLWLVATAHLPPQDASEEGAVPVREKLVVYSDMPPDIIQTLAEVYRNEQQVELTLVPLTGEQIITHLKSPGNTPAPDLVWASQATLQELARFDLLQPYTSEQTDLVAQQFKDENGLWTGTWYIPIVFVVTNDYYHSTSKPLHSWQDLTAHNDVRITMTDFVAADLSAELLYSMVEQYGHAEAFRKLDFIHRHVVQYSKYLSTPVRVLAMQKSDVAIADASTAREFMVQGLPLTMIYPQDGTAYYLYGVGIPKSTPRAQEVGALLNWVMEGHAFTPLHRKHYYFYYTGFPNSQVVDSENRDLQLWPLHKAYTPTGRKALLAAWLKEVRFAGKEVE from the coding sequence ATGCGGAAATGGTTGCCGGTAGGGCTGTTGGTCGTTGCCGTGTTATGGCTTGTGGCGACGGCGCACTTGCCCCCACAGGATGCGTCAGAAGAAGGGGCTGTCCCCGTCAGGGAGAAGCTGGTGGTATATTCCGATATGCCGCCGGATATTATCCAAACCTTGGCGGAAGTCTATCGCAATGAACAGCAGGTGGAACTTACCTTGGTACCTTTGACCGGGGAGCAGATTATAACCCATCTGAAATCGCCGGGAAATACGCCTGCACCGGATCTTGTCTGGGCGAGTCAGGCTACACTGCAAGAGCTCGCTCGCTTTGATCTGCTGCAGCCATACACATCGGAACAAACCGATCTCGTCGCGCAACAATTTAAAGATGAAAACGGACTGTGGACCGGCACATGGTATATTCCGATCGTGTTTGTCGTGACCAATGATTACTATCACTCCACGTCAAAACCGTTGCATTCGTGGCAGGATTTGACAGCGCATAATGATGTTCGCATTACGATGACCGATTTCGTAGCGGCGGATCTCTCCGCAGAGCTTTTATACTCGATGGTAGAACAATACGGACATGCCGAAGCATTCCGCAAACTGGATTTTATTCATCGACATGTAGTACAGTATTCGAAATATTTGTCGACACCGGTACGCGTGCTGGCGATGCAAAAAAGTGACGTGGCCATTGCCGATGCGTCTACCGCACGCGAATTTATGGTGCAGGGTTTGCCGTTGACCATGATTTATCCGCAGGACGGTACAGCGTACTACTTATACGGCGTCGGGATTCCTAAATCGACACCGCGGGCGCAGGAAGTCGGCGCCTTACTGAATTGGGTGATGGAAGGGCACGCGTTTACGCCTTTGCATCGCAAGCATTATTATTTTTACTATACCGGATTTCCGAATTCGCAGGTAGTGGATTCCGAAAATCGGGATTTGCAACTTTGGCCACTCCATAAAGCCTATACGCCGACCGGACGCAAAGCGTTATTGGCGGCCTGGTTGAAGGAAGTACGATTCGCAGGAAAGGAAGTTGAATGA
- a CDS encoding DUF1292 domain-containing protein — protein MEKQPEMQAEQELQNDEEVVIVEVEGPNGEEQYYAQDIIIPYSGKQFAVLVSIPDDDAPEDEEPDLILARMYTTADGEIEYVSPEEDEFEAVQKLYDDMFETEDEE, from the coding sequence ATGGAAAAGCAACCGGAAATGCAAGCGGAACAGGAACTGCAGAATGATGAAGAAGTAGTCATCGTGGAAGTGGAAGGTCCGAACGGCGAAGAGCAGTACTATGCACAGGATATTATTATTCCGTACAGCGGCAAGCAATTTGCCGTGCTGGTGTCCATCCCGGACGATGATGCACCGGAAGACGAAGAGCCGGATCTGATTTTAGCTCGTATGTATACGACTGCAGATGGCGAGATCGAATATGTATCGCCGGAAGAAGATGAATTTGAAGCGGTCCAAAAATTGTACGACGATATGTTCGAAACGGAAGATGAAGAATAA
- the ruvX gene encoding Holliday junction resolvase RuvX — MKRILGLDVGTKRTGIAVSDPLGLTAQAVETWEHVSRNADLERMAEWAHHYDAAKIVVGLPKNMNGTIGERAEKTQKFAARLQRLLPDTEIVFWDERLTTVAAQRSLLAGNVRRDKRRTVVDQLAAVLILQGYLNAIAQKEGVDNGKATGNASGTGTAE, encoded by the coding sequence ATGAAACGGATTTTAGGGCTGGATGTCGGGACAAAGCGCACGGGCATTGCCGTGAGCGATCCGCTCGGACTGACGGCGCAGGCGGTGGAAACGTGGGAGCATGTTTCCCGCAACGCCGATCTGGAACGCATGGCCGAATGGGCGCACCATTATGATGCAGCGAAGATTGTGGTCGGTTTACCGAAAAACATGAACGGAACGATCGGTGAACGAGCGGAAAAAACGCAAAAATTTGCGGCGCGTTTACAACGTCTGCTTCCCGATACCGAAATTGTTTTTTGGGATGAACGACTTACGACAGTCGCTGCCCAGAGGAGTCTTTTGGCGGGTAACGTGCGTCGCGATAAACGACGCACTGTTGTTGACCAATTGGCCGCAGTGCTTATATTACAAGGATATTTGAATGCCATCGCGCAGAAAGAAGGGGTAGACAATGGAAAAGCAACCGGAAATGCAAGCGGAACAGGAACTGCAGAATGA
- a CDS encoding IreB family regulatory phosphoprotein produces MAVNDETKFYAPIKKGDSEVSLMLREVIAAMREKGHDPVVQLAGYLLSGDPTYITSHRNARNLIRGFERDRILEDLITLYVAQDRQ; encoded by the coding sequence GTGGCAGTGAATGATGAAACCAAATTTTATGCTCCTATAAAAAAAGGGGATTCGGAAGTATCCTTAATGCTTCGTGAGGTCATTGCGGCGATGCGTGAAAAAGGTCACGATCCGGTCGTGCAGCTGGCAGGATACCTGCTGTCCGGCGATCCGACTTATATTACCAGTCACCGAAATGCGCGTAATTTGATTCGCGGGTTTGAACGTGACCGCATTTTAGAAGACTTGATTACGTTGTACGTAGCCCAAGACCGCCAATGA